The DNA sequence CGATTTTACTGGGGCAGGAATTTATTACGGTGCTGCTACTACGGAAGCTCTTTCTTGTTCTCAAAAAACAGTTTTTATTGTCGGTGGTGGAAATTCGGCAGGACAGGGAGCAATGTATCTTTCTCGTTATGCTAAGAAAGTAAATATTGTTATCCGAAGAGAAGATTTATCTTCTTCTATGTCGCAATATCTGATAGACCAAATAGATGGAACGGAGAATATTGAAGTTTTACCTTTTACAGAAATCATTGAAGCAAAAGGTGATACTCATTTAGAACAAGTAGTTTTGCAAAATACACAAGACCAATCTACCAAAGAAGTAGAGGCAGATGCGATGTTTATTTTTATCGGAACGAAACCTCATACCGAATGGATAGAACTAGATATTATAAAAGATGAAAAGGGTTTTGTAGAGACAGGAAGAAATCTTTTGGGCTATGAGGAGATAAAAAAGGTTTGGAAACACAAGCGAGAACCGTATTCGTTAGAAACTTCTATCAAAGGAATTTTTGCAGCAGGTGACGTGCGTGCGACAGCAATGAACCGTGTGGCTTCGGCTGTAGGAGAGGGCGCAATGGCAATCAGTTTTGTACATAAATATTTGGCTGAAAATTAAAAAACAATCACATTTAATGCGATTGTTTTATTGTTTGTAATTAAAAATCTCTATTCTAATTCTTTTTCTATATCCTACCATGTAGTAGCTTCTATCACTTCGGCAGCTCTTAAAATATCTCTACGACTGACCTGTCCGATAACTTTTCCTTGTTTGCTCACTACTGGAAAACGACGAATGGGTGTGTTGAGGAAAGCCTGTGCGATGTCTAAAACATCTTGGTCTTCTGAAACTGTTTTTACATTTTTGGTCATAAAATCAGAAACTTTTCCTGTGCTGATGGGCTGATTGTGATATGCCGAACCAATAATTACTCTCAAACAGTCTTTTTCAGAAATAATGCCTACTAATTCTTGGTTTTCATTCAATACTGGAGCACCCGAAATCTTCTTTTCTAAAAAAATATCAATGACTTCTGTAACAGGCTGTTCTGGACGAAAAGTAATGAGGTCAGTTGCCATATAGCGAGTTACGGAAGGGTATGTTTTGATGCTAGTTGCGTTGTCGTTAGCTGTATTTTTTGATGTGAAATTCATAATTTTTGCTTTTTTAGAGTGAGTGTAGATAACGTATTATGTCGGTAATTTGAATAATTAGTATCATAATTTAACTCAAAAAAGTCATATTTCAAAACTTTATTTGGGTTTTTATGCTCTGATTAGTTCTGTATTTTGAAATATAGTGTATTTTTAGAATTATTGCTTGATTAGAAAACATTGCAAAACAGAATGAGCTTCATTTTAGTTTAATGAATCTATATCAAGAAAATTAAGATAAAATAAGCCTAATAATATGGATAGGTAGAAACAAATTTGAAGCAAAATTATTATATTTGATAGTAATACTTTTATAATTTGTTTTTGTCAGAATATACAAAACGGCACTATTAAAAACTATGTTAGGAATTTCAAAAAACAGAATACCAGCAGGAGATAGATTATTTGAAGATTTTTATGTTTTCGAACTTCTTCAAACACCTCGCTATGGCAAAATAGTGGCATATTGGTCGTTAGGAATTTTTATTGCAGGTATTGCCTTTCTTTTTCTGCCTTGGCAGCAAAATATTGCAGGCTTTGGGCAGCTTACAGCCTTGCGTCCAGAAGACAGACCTCAAAAAGTTTATCCAGTGATAGGAGGTAGAATAGAAGCGTGGCATGTGCAAGAAGGACAGTTTGTTCATGCAGGAGATACAATTGCACGTATTTCAGAAATTAAAGATTATTATTTCGACCCCAACTTGACAGACCGAATGGTTAATCAGATTGATGCACAGGGGCAAGCTATCAATTCCTTAGAAGCTAAAGCAGCTGCACTAGACCAACAAATTGCTGCTGATAGAGCTGCAATGGAACTAGAAGTCAATCAAGCAAAAAATAAAGTGGAGCAGTTGCGATATAAAATCACAATAGATAGTGCTGACTTGGTAGCTATCGAAACACAGTATGAGAATGCTCAAAGGCAATATCAACGTGAGCAGGAACTCTTTGAAAGAGGTCTTACTTCCAAAACGGATTTAGAAAACAAAGAAATCAAGGCAAAGGAAATGACTGCAAAGCTCAATTCAGCACAAAATAAACTTGCCACTACAAGAAATGAGTATCTCAATACAGTGTTGCAGGTTTCTTCAAAACGTGCAGCTTATATGAGTAAAATTTCAAAGGCAATTTCAGATAAAAGCTCAACACTAGCGTATGTCAATGAAAATGAACAGAAACTTACCAAACTTGAAAACGAACTTACCAATGTAGAAGTACGTCAATCCAACTATATTATTCGTGCGCCACAGTCGGGCTATGTTGTCAAGTCATTACTTACAGGAATTGGAGAAATTGTTAAGGAAGGACAAGCACTTGTTACCATTATGCCAGAAGACCCACAACTTGCCGTAGAACTTTATGTTTCTGCAAATGATGTTCCTTTGCTTCAGCGTGGTACGCATGTTCGTTTACAATTTGACGGTTGGCCTTCTTTGGTTTTCTCTGGCTGGGAATCGGCAACAGTAGGTACATTTGGAGGAAAAATAGCCGTTATTGATTATATCAATACAAAAAATAAATATCGTGTTTTAGTAGTTCCAGATACACAGGGAGAAGAAGAATGGCCTGCTGCCTTACGTGTAGGTAGTGGTGTATATGGCTGGGCAATGCTCAATGAAGTGCCAATTTGGTATGAATTATGGCGACAACTCAATGCCTTTCCTCCTTTGCCTGTTGAGGGAAGTGATTATGAAAATAAAGCAGAAAAAGATAAAGTAGAACAGTTAGAGTATGACTCTAAGTTGAAGAGGTAAACGAATGGATAATTAATAAAGTTGTTTTAAGACCTGAAAGCGAGCGAAGCTAATGTATTTTCTCAACCGTAAACGAGGTTTAGAACCGTCGTTTAGGGAAAGCCTCGTTGACAACTGCATTTTAAGCCTCAACGACGGTTATTTTTTCATTCTTAAACAAATTTAAAGTTAGATACATCTATTCATAAACTACTTCAGCATTAAAAAAAATGCTTTCCTAGATTTATTCTAAGAAAGCATTTTTAGTTTTTGACCTTATAAAAGTAATAGAATATTACTAATTTCCTCCACTACTTCCACCTGTTGTAGTTCGCAAAGGTTTTTTGTAGTCTTTATTGCGTATAGATTTTATAAAGTTTGCCCACGCAAACGGATTGAGAAGAGGGACTGTTGGAGCAAAGAATTTATTATTTCTTGCATTTAGGTTTTGTTGCATCAAATATCTATAATTTGAGTTTGCTCCCATAGGCATATTGGCAGCCATCCGATTGAGACGTTCATTACTCAAGTTTTCTTTCATCTGTTCTACCAGTGGGTCAGAAGTATCCATTGCCAAGACCATATCTTTAAATTCAGCAGCATTAGAATAAGGTAAAATAACAACTTCGTTTAGAAGCTGAACATCTTGTTTTAAGTCTATAAAAACGGAATAGATAGGCTCTCCACGCTTAGGGATTACGATTTGAGAGCTCTTATAGCCCACAGCACTTACCATAACGGTGTCGCCCTCCATAGCTGCCATTGTAAAATAACCCAAAGCATTTGTTACCGTACCTCTCCCAGCTCTAGGAATATAAATATGAACTCCTGCCACACCATACGAACTATCTCCCTCTACTACAATTCCAGAAAAACGCACCATTTGGGTTTCTCCTTGCCCAAAAGAAAAGGATGAGAAATAAGTTGTGATAGCAAATACAAATAGAAAGGCAAAAATATATTTGATACAGTATTTAGTAATTTTTTCAGAAGCCATAGATGTATATTAGTTAGTGATTATTTTTTATTTTAATGATATGTTCTTTTTTAATAGCACTACTAATATAAGAGATTTGTATGTCTTTTTGTTGGAAGACTTCAAATTTTTAGGGTTTTTAGTAGATGTCCCCTTACTCAAGATGATACAAAACTGTATGTGCTAGTGGTGCAAAAAGTGCTGTTTTCTGCTTTGCATTCTTTAAGCCTTCGTTTGTCCAGCTATTGCAAGTATAAAACAGATGATAACTTCCTTCAGCTTCAAAAAAGTAGTCAGAATTGTAATACCCTTTTTGTGGCAAGCGAACAAACCTTTTGTTTGCAGAAGCATCTTCAACAGTTCGGAAACTTTCTTCAATATGTTGCAATAGAGCTTCATATTCTTCTTTTTTTAACGTTATTTTTTTGCAGTTTTTATCTTCTCTTAGTTTGTTTTTATAAAATTCTAGGTGCATCAGCGTTTTTGAAGGTAAAAAAATAGCATTTATACAAGTAGCCACAGAAGGGAAATTATTGTTATATGATTCATTGTAGAAATTTTTGTCGCCCCAACCCACAGAAAGCCACTGATAGTCGTGTTCAAAATAAGTATTTGCAGCAGAATCTTTTTTCAGCGTTTTGAAAAAGTCTAATTCTTTCCTAATAGGCACAACAATATCTGTATGAAAACCATTTGAAGTGATGTAGATGGGTATTTTTTCTTCTACACTATTTTGAGTAGAACTGGTATTGACTTTCCAAATATAGCCTCCTACTACGATACACAACAAATAAAAACAGAAACTAAAAAAGATAAATTGTACAAAAAGACGTAAAAAAGACAATAGATAATTTTTCTTATGGCTCATTTTTTCAAATTAAAAAGTAATTGCTTAATTTTTATGAAGTAGATGCTGTTATTTTGAAAATCCATAAAAAAATAGAAGGTAGTTTTAACTTTTTCTTTAAGTCTATTATTAATTGAGCGCAACCGTTATCATAAAACGGTTGCGCTCAATGTTTTTTCTAAAAATAGTTTATACCAATATGAAAACTATTTTGTCCTTTTATTTTTGTCAGTCTGCTCTATGAGGCTGACCTCAAATAAATCAAGGTCAGCTTCGTAGGGTAGTACTGATGTGATTTTTAGGTGTAGTTTAGTTTTTATTTTGGTATTAGATTAATCAATAAAATGAATATTGCTAGGTGTATATGGCGCACCATATTCTTTTAGCTTTTTACGAAAAGCGTCAAATTTATTGTTAATTAAATCTTTTGCTTGTTCATACACACGAGGAAATTCTTCTTTTGCTATGGCAAGCGTATTTTTGTGTGTTTGGGTTGGCGCACCAGTAGAATGTGATTGCTCATAGACCAAATAACCCACACGATTAGAAATAGATGGAGGTGTTCCTTTATCCAACTGGTTGGCAATTCTGTCACCATTTAGTTGGAGTCGTATAGCTTGCATTTCTTGTTCTAATGCTTTTAGCTCTTTCATCAAATCGCCGTGTTTGGTTGGCGTATGTTTTACAGCTTCTTTCATATAACGAAGTTCATTAGAAAGTTCTGAAAGCGAATTTTGTACGCTACTTACTTTTCCAGATAATTCGTTTACTTCCTGCTGAAATTTCGCCAAAGCCTGACGGTCTTCTGCTGGCATGACTGTATTATTTAATGGAATTACCTCAAATGAAACAGACTCTGAAAGCTGTGTTTCTTCATCGTTTGCAATTTTAGAAAGCGTTACTGTATATTTTCCTGTTGGAACAAAAGCACCTAAATTTTCACTTCCAAATGGATTGTAAAAAGGAGCTTTTCTAAAGCTAATTGGTTCTTGTGAAGCATAACGCAAATCCCAGTTCATACGATGTAATCCTGCTGTTGGAGAAGTAAATAATTTGCGAACAATTTTATTTTGAGCATCAGTAATCGTAAATACTAACTGTGGACTCATTTCTTCGCTTTCCTCCTTCAAAGTTTCATACGATGGGTACGGATTATTTTTTCCAGCATCTTCTAATTTTTTTGCTTCAGCTTTACGCTTGTCTTCTTTACTCTGGATGCCTTCTTTCAAGTACCACGTAAAAATAGCTTCTGAACCTAAATTATCTCCTATATAAAAGTTATCTCCTTGAAAAGATTTACTTGGTAAGCCCAACGGATAAGAAGTTTCGAATTGAAGAGCATCACGAACAGCAAACAAAGTTGCCTTTTGGTCTAATTTCTGACTAACTTCTCTCAAACTTGAATAATCATCCAAAACATAAAAACCTCTTCCAAACGTAGCCAAAACAAGGTCGTTATGTTCTTCTTGAATCGCAATATCACGCACAGCAATTGTAGGCAAACCTGCTTTTAGCTGCTTCCATCCTTTACCTTGATTATCAGAGAAAAATACGCCAAATTCAGTTCCTACAAAGAGTAAGTTTTTATCGATGTGGTCTTCTTCGATAGCATACGTCGAACCTTTTTCTGGTAGATTTCCATTTATTAAAGACCAAGTAGTTCCTTTGTCTTTACTTATAGCTATGTATGGCTTAAAATCTCCATTTTTGTGATTATTAAAACATGCATAAACTACATTTTCATCATGCTTAGAAGCAAAAACAGCATTTACATAGGTCTTTTCTGGAACATTTGGAAAACTTCCTACTTTACGCCAGTTTTTGCCACCATCTTCTGTAATCTGAATCAGTCCATCGTCTGTACCGACGTATAATAAATTTTCATTTTTTGGAGATTCTGAAAAGGCGACAATTGTTCCGTAAGGCGAAGTAGATTGATTTTTCATTACAGCGTCAATTCCCCAAATTCTACCCATTACTGGCAGTTCGTTTCGATTTAGGTTTCTTGTAAGGTCATCACTGATTACTTCCCAACTATTTCCTCTGTCATCACTTTTGAATAATTTATTGGCTGCAAAATACACACGTCCAGATTTATGTCTGCTTACAGCTAAAGGAGTATCCCAGTTCCAACGATAACTATCTTCTCCTTTTCTTTCTTTGGGTTGAATTCCCTTCTCCTCGCCACTCATTTTGTCGTAACGAACCAAATTGCCATATTGCGACTGTGCATAGACAATATTTGGATTTTCTGGGTCAATTTGAGATTCAAAACCATCGCCACCATGTGTAATAAACCAATCAAAGTTATTTGGACCATTGCCACTTACTGTTCTTGAAGGGCCTCCTAAGCTAAAATTATCCTGTGTTCCTCCATAAATATTGTAGAACGGTTTTGCATTATCGACAGCAACTTTATAAAACTGTGTAACAGGCAAATTAGGTTTGAATGTCCAATGTTTTCCAGCGTCCCAAGATTCATATACTCCTCCATCATTTCCAGAAAGCAAGTGTTTGTTATTGGTTGGATTAATCCAAATTACGTGGTTGTCAATGTGTTTAAAATCTTCGCCAACGTAATCCATCGTTTTGCCTCCATCAGTTGTTACACGCATCCAGTTATTCATCACATATACTTTATCAGCCTCTACTGGGTCAGCAAAAATTTCTTGATAATAATTTCCACTTGTTGAATAACTATTTCTTTTTTCCCAAGAAGCACCTCTATTGGTAGAGATAAAAAAACCTCCTTTATCTTCTGCTGCTTCTACAATAGCATAAATATATTCTGGGTTGGCTGGTGAAATTGCTAAACCGATTCGTCCTAACATCACATTTGGCAATCCTTTTTGGATTTTTGTCCACGTTTTGCCTCCATCTTCTGACTTATGAAGACCAGAGCCAGCTCCTCCTCCAATGTAAGTAAATACGTGTCTTCTTCTTTGAAAGGTTGAAGCATACAAAACTTCTGGATTTCTAGGGTCTATCACAACATCGTTTACGCCTGTGTGTTCATCTACTGTCAAGACGGCATTCCATGTTTTTCCACCGTCTTCAGATTTGTACAAGCCTCGCTCTCCTCCACTACTCCAAAGAGGACCAATAGCAGCCACATAAACAATGTTTGAATTTGTTGGATGGACAATTATTTTTCCAATATGTTCAGAGGTTTTTAAACCTACATGTTCCCAACTATTTCCTCCATCCATAGATTTATAGACACCATCTCCATAAGAAACGCTGCGTTGATTGTTGTTTTCGCCTGTTCCTACCCACACGATGTTAGCATTATTTGGGTCAAGGGTAATACAGCCGATAGAATAACTTCCTTGTCCGTCAAAAATAGGCTCAAATGTATTCCCAGAATTAATTGTTTTCCAAACGCCTCCAGCGGCCGTAGCAACATAATATTCATTAAAATTATTAGGGTTTACGGCAATATCTGCAATTCGCCCAGAAGTGAGAGCTGGACCTAGGCTTCTAAACTTGAGCCCAGAAAGGCTTGTTTTTTCTAATGTTGATTTGTTGGTGTTATCGTCTTTATTTCCTCTTTGTGCAACGACTTGTAATGACAAAAAGGTCAATAGTAGTAAGAGAGTGTGTTTCATAACTTGTGTAGTAATAATTGGTGTACTCGTTTGTGTTTGTTTAAAAAAAACTTGTAGAGTAAAGTTAATGAAAAATATTATCAATAGAATTGGGCGTGTTTTTCTCTTGAAAGACTAGTTTATGTATTTTAATTATCGAAGTTAATAGAGAAAAAATAAATTATTTACAGTCTGCTCTAGCGAGACTGACTAATAGACCAAGGTCAGACCGATAGGGCAGTACCAACAAAAAACTATATTAGCTCTGCTCGCTTTTAGGTCTTAAACAACTTTATCTAGGTTCTTGACGATTTTCTGTTAAGAAATGGTTTTGGTGTTCTGTTACTATTAAAGTCTTCTTCATTCCTTTCTAATTAATGCTATTTTTAATAATCTATCTATTGGGGAAATTTGATACACCATTATGTATATCTGATAAAGTATAAAGCCAATGATAAGCATAGTAAACTCTGTTGATGTTTTTGATTGCGTGAACAGATAGATGGCAATTAAAGATTGAATACTCCGAATTGAAGTAGCGATAAGCATTTTTATCCAAGATGGAGAACGTTCTGTTTGAATGTCTAGAAATAACATTTCTGCCAGCCTTTTTCCAACACTGCCATTTTTTAAAATTATATCCCTAATAAGGAATAGAAATAAACCTATATAATACTCAGGAGGTTCAATATCAAATATTACAAAAATAAAAATACTCAAAAAACCTCCAGCAAAATAACAGAGTACAAGGTCGTAGAGTACAGATAGAGCACGCATTTCATAACTTACTTTTTTTAATTCTGTCTCTTCTATCTCTATAATTTTTTTAGTGTTTTTTTTACGTTTTGATTTGGGTACAACCACAGGAGTTTTTCTGATAATGGTTGTTTTTTTAGGAAATGCATAGAGTGTTTGTGATTGATTACAATGTCTATTGCCCATATACTCCCAGCTTTCTTTCAAAAAAGCTGATTTACATTCAGCACAAAAAACAATCTCGTTACCAATAGAAAAGCTATCTCCAGTAATAGGGTCTTGACGTTTTTCTGCTAAGAAATGAGTTTGGTTTTCTGTAATGATTAAGGTATTTTTCATTTTTCTCTTTTTTAGTCTAGCTATTTTATTGGTATCCATTTGGTGCATTTATCACTTTCCATCAAACGAATATTTAGTATTTCATCTGAAATAGGATTTTTATCTGTTATCAGGTAAAGAAAGTATATCAGATTATAGAGAAAGCCAATGAAAAATAAGAGTATTCCCAACAATAACATACCTAGAGTAAAAGTAAAATAAACTAAAGCTATATTTGGAAGCCAGTAAACAGCGTTACGAAATCCCACACGTATCAAAAGAATACGATGGTTCAACCTTGCTGTTTTATAAAACTCTAAGCCTAGAAGTCTTTTTCCTATGCTGGCTCTACCGAATGTCACATCTCTGAACATCATAAAAATAAAAAAGATTGTGTAAGACCAAAAGGGAGGTAAAGGATAAAATAGATTTGCTGTAAAAGAAATAATAGCAGTAAGAGCAACGCTGATTAGTCCATCAAAAAAGAAGGCTAAAAAGCGAGAGCCAATGTCTGCTGATGGTGCAAATTTATCTACAACTTTTTCTAAATTCAAAGGAGACGAACTAGGAAACAAACTAAGAGTAAGGTTTTGATTACAATGCCTTTCTTTCATATACTCCCAACTTTCTTTCAAAAAAGCTGATTTACATCCAGCACAAAAAACAATCTCATCTCCAATGGAAAAGCTATCTCCAGTAATAGGGTCTTTACGATTTTCTGTTAAGAAATGGTTTTGGTATTCTGTAATGATTAAGGTATTTTTCATTGGTATATTTTTCTAATGTGCTTAATTCATTGTTTTACGTTAAAATATGTGTTTTTGTTGATTGAGAAAGGTGTTATAATAGATTGGTAAATTTTGGAGGTGTGTTTGAATAGTGCAATAAATTATGATAATCTTTAGATGTTGTGTAGAGCCAAATTAGTATATTTTTAATTTAGCAAATGCTTTACTTTTTAAGCAAAAAAAGTTATTATTGCATATTCCCATAGAATTCCCTCTTACTACAAGAAGACTTACCCAGACAAACTAAACGTTCTTTCAAAACTTAATAAAAGGTTAAGCTAGATAATAATTTGTTTAGTTTTATTTTACTTTTTTGTATGAAAATAAAGTATATTTTCCTAATAGTATTTCCACTATTTTTACTTCTACTACAAAATTCTTTTTGCCAAAATTTTGGTGATTCGTCTTTTGTTTTTATTCCAAATATGGGTAGTCCTTTGGTGCGTAATTTTGGACAAGAGGAGCATGGAGGAGCATCACAAAACTGGGCTATCACACAAACTCCCAATAATATTATTTATGTTGGTAATAATGGAGGAGTGTTAGAATTTGACGGTGTGAGTTGGAATAGATACAGAACAGCAAATCAGTCCACAGTCAAATCATTGGCAACTGATAGCTATGGGAGGGTTTTTGTAGGAGCTAAAGGAGAGCTTGGAGTACTAAAACCTGATTCTACAAATACTCTACACTACGTGTCGCTAATGGATAAAATTCCAAAAGAGGTACAAAACTTTACAGATGTTTGGCAGACTTTTGTTGTCAAAGATAAAATATATTTTCGTACAAAGGAGCATATATTTATTTTCACAAATAAAGAAACAAAATTGGAGTTTTTCAAATTTGTTTCATCGGAAAAAAACTTTCATACAGCTTTCTTAACCAATAACACGTTTTATGTTCGTGATATGGCAACAGGTCTTTGCACCTTCAACCAAAATTATGAATTAGAGCCTGTTGCAGAAAACACTGATAATACTAATGTATATGGAGTATTGTCAGATACTCCAAGCAGTATTCTGGTACTTTCTCGTCCAGAAGGAATATACAAAATACAGAATAAAACTACTATCCCCATTTCTTTTTCTTCCTCAGAAACACTTAATAAATACAAAGGATATTGTTCTGTGATGTTGCCAAATAAAAACATTGCTATCGGCACACTTCGAAATGGTATTTATATTACAGATTTTAATGGTAATGTAAAACTTCATCTGAGTAAGGAAAATATATTAGAAAGCAATACGATTTATGACATTTTCTTAGACAATAAGAACAATCTTTGGGCTGCTACGGACAACGGTATTGCCTGTGTGTATCTGTCTATACCATATTCTACAATAGGAGAAAAACAAGGAGTATTTGGAAGAGGACTAAATACAGCCTATTCTTCTGCTTTTAATAGAATTTATATAGGAACTACTTTTGGAGTGTATCATAATGACTTTCCTGTCAAGATAGACCCTGTTACTGGAAAACAGAAGTCATTTTCAATATTAGCAGGAACAGAAGGCTATGCTTTAGATGTGCTTAACCAAAACAAAGCGTTGTACTATGGACATAATCTAGGGATATTTAAAGTAGTAGATACATCTGCTTACAATTTATTGGTATTGGATAAAAGATCACAAGCTACTTGGGCTGTGCGTTCCACTACTTCTGAAATAGAAAATATAGATTCTCTACAACTACTTGCAGTTTATTCTAAACAGATAGCTCTACTTACAAAATCTGAACATAAATCAGAATTTGAAGACGCTTTAGTGTGGAATGAAAAAATATATTCCAATTTTGAAGAACCTATACGCCACATAGTAGAAAATAAAGGATATTGGTGGGCAAGAAATAGTAGAAAAGGAGTATTTAGATTGAAGTTTTC is a window from the Bernardetia sp. genome containing:
- a CDS encoding VPS10 domain-containing protein, with protein sequence MKHTLLLLLTFLSLQVVAQRGNKDDNTNKSTLEKTSLSGLKFRSLGPALTSGRIADIAVNPNNFNEYYVATAAGGVWKTINSGNTFEPIFDGQGSYSIGCITLDPNNANIVWVGTGENNNQRSVSYGDGVYKSMDGGNSWEHVGLKTSEHIGKIIVHPTNSNIVYVAAIGPLWSSGGERGLYKSEDGGKTWNAVLTVDEHTGVNDVVIDPRNPEVLYASTFQRRRHVFTYIGGGAGSGLHKSEDGGKTWTKIQKGLPNVMLGRIGLAISPANPEYIYAIVEAAEDKGGFFISTNRGASWEKRNSYSTSGNYYQEIFADPVEADKVYVMNNWMRVTTDGGKTMDYVGEDFKHIDNHVIWINPTNNKHLLSGNDGGVYESWDAGKHWTFKPNLPVTQFYKVAVDNAKPFYNIYGGTQDNFSLGGPSRTVSGNGPNNFDWFITHGGDGFESQIDPENPNIVYAQSQYGNLVRYDKMSGEEKGIQPKERKGEDSYRWNWDTPLAVSRHKSGRVYFAANKLFKSDDRGNSWEVISDDLTRNLNRNELPVMGRIWGIDAVMKNQSTSPYGTIVAFSESPKNENLLYVGTDDGLIQITEDGGKNWRKVGSFPNVPEKTYVNAVFASKHDENVVYACFNNHKNGDFKPYIAISKDKGTTWSLINGNLPEKGSTYAIEEDHIDKNLLFVGTEFGVFFSDNQGKGWKQLKAGLPTIAVRDIAIQEEHNDLVLATFGRGFYVLDDYSSLREVSQKLDQKATLFAVRDALQFETSYPLGLPSKSFQGDNFYIGDNLGSEAIFTWYLKEGIQSKEDKRKAEAKKLEDAGKNNPYPSYETLKEESEEMSPQLVFTITDAQNKIVRKLFTSPTAGLHRMNWDLRYASQEPISFRKAPFYNPFGSENLGAFVPTGKYTVTLSKIANDEETQLSESVSFEVIPLNNTVMPAEDRQALAKFQQEVNELSGKVSSVQNSLSELSNELRYMKEAVKHTPTKHGDLMKELKALEQEMQAIRLQLNGDRIANQLDKGTPPSISNRVGYLVYEQSHSTGAPTQTHKNTLAIAKEEFPRVYEQAKDLINNKFDAFRKKLKEYGAPYTPSNIHFID
- a CDS encoding TIGR02117 family protein, with the protein product MSHKKNYLLSFLRLFVQFIFFSFCFYLLCIVVGGYIWKVNTSSTQNSVEEKIPIYITSNGFHTDIVVPIRKELDFFKTLKKDSAANTYFEHDYQWLSVGWGDKNFYNESYNNNFPSVATCINAIFLPSKTLMHLEFYKNKLREDKNCKKITLKKEEYEALLQHIEESFRTVEDASANKRFVRLPQKGYYNSDYFFEAEGSYHLFYTCNSWTNEGLKNAKQKTALFAPLAHTVLYHLE
- a CDS encoding CBS domain-containing protein, with translation MNFTSKNTANDNATSIKTYPSVTRYMATDLITFRPEQPVTEVIDIFLEKKISGAPVLNENQELVGIISEKDCLRVIIGSAYHNQPISTGKVSDFMTKNVKTVSEDQDVLDIAQAFLNTPIRRFPVVSKQGKVIGQVSRRDILRAAEVIEATTW
- a CDS encoding HlyD family secretion protein, with product MLGISKNRIPAGDRLFEDFYVFELLQTPRYGKIVAYWSLGIFIAGIAFLFLPWQQNIAGFGQLTALRPEDRPQKVYPVIGGRIEAWHVQEGQFVHAGDTIARISEIKDYYFDPNLTDRMVNQIDAQGQAINSLEAKAAALDQQIAADRAAMELEVNQAKNKVEQLRYKITIDSADLVAIETQYENAQRQYQREQELFERGLTSKTDLENKEIKAKEMTAKLNSAQNKLATTRNEYLNTVLQVSSKRAAYMSKISKAISDKSSTLAYVNENEQKLTKLENELTNVEVRQSNYIIRAPQSGYVVKSLLTGIGEIVKEGQALVTIMPEDPQLAVELYVSANDVPLLQRGTHVRLQFDGWPSLVFSGWESATVGTFGGKIAVIDYINTKNKYRVLVVPDTQGEEEWPAALRVGSGVYGWAMLNEVPIWYELWRQLNAFPPLPVEGSDYENKAEKDKVEQLEYDSKLKR
- a CDS encoding carboxypeptidase-like regulatory domain-containing protein; translated protein: MASEKITKYCIKYIFAFLFVFAITTYFSSFSFGQGETQMVRFSGIVVEGDSSYGVAGVHIYIPRAGRGTVTNALGYFTMAAMEGDTVMVSAVGYKSSQIVIPKRGEPIYSVFIDLKQDVQLLNEVVILPYSNAAEFKDMVLAMDTSDPLVEQMKENLSNERLNRMAANMPMGANSNYRYLMQQNLNARNNKFFAPTVPLLNPFAWANFIKSIRNKDYKKPLRTTTGGSSGGN